A genomic segment from Nicotiana tabacum cultivar K326 chromosome 7, ASM71507v2, whole genome shotgun sequence encodes:
- the LOC142162282 gene encoding uncharacterized protein LOC142162282: MMLLALECKNKLGFIDDTIHLAIVGKDLEKQWDHCNALVKSWITSNVSKEFLSSILFRPDAYSVWNDLKEKFDRVNPTRIYHLRKQVATLTQGVSPVSVYYSKLKDL, encoded by the coding sequence ATGATGTTGCTAGCGCTGGAATGCAAAAATAAGCTCGGATTTATCGACGACACCATTCATCTAGCTATTGTTGGTAAGGATCTGGAGAAACAGTGGGATCATTGCAATGCTTTGGTGAAATCATGGATTACGAGCAATGTAAGCAAGGAGTTTCTTAGCAGTATACTCTTCCGTCCTGATGCTTATTCTGTTTGGAATGATTTAAAGGAGAAATTTGATAGGGTTAATCCCACTAGAATTTATCATCTTCGTAAGCAAGTTGCTACATTGACTCAAGGTGTTTCACCTGTCTCTGTTTATTACTCAAAATTGAAAGATCTTTAG